The sequence agaaacaggaggcgtgtttaattgtttttcctactctgttgttgaataaagttttgtgttctttgtttaaccttgtcttgtgcggtttgtgtactttgccagcaaaaaaacggggattctctggtccaaaagcactttgacagccctaaatgctaactccccactgaaattgacaaacacaatacggaagcgctgaatggggaaagttcggggaggcgggtagccaggaagtattggcgacccctgtcaaaccggaggatcaatccactcatgttccaaggaataattttattggtgggcagctttgatacatttaaaaaacggggtggtcgatcggagcaacgcacgttcgttccctaaccgtcattccgaagatgccgaagccacggaagggctccttctggcagcgcgccgaggctgaggcacttctggagcttgtgctacaatcaaaaagtgttggccgcctaatggccagcacccattgccacaccaagggtgcctacctggtgttggcttcaaagctgagggagaggggctacgtccggacctgggagcaggtccggacaaaattcaagcgccttaagctggacttcctaaacagtctggaacagtgggggggggatcccgcagccaagtgggaggacggtcttccacgaccagatggttaaaatatgggagaaggctgggaagccccccctggacatgaggaggcatatgggtgagtgctgccctcgttgtgttttgcccttaaacatgcatggaatgactagctgcctctttcccctactgtccccaatgaaattcgagaaagtatttagatgctgtcaaccccctcagacttagccagccagtactgtagaaccactttggttatgcgcttagactctaactgtggtgtgtccaccagctgtgtttcatctctgttttgtgtgcttttaattatgatttgtctttttctttgcccagccacacaatcaccatccaagctggcaacagcacctgagcgtgaggagggggaggaagagggaccttccacctcgggacaggctgcaggtgagagttttatgcctgtgcgggagacccatgtgtgtgtacccccatggagccatatgggagcctgctgtgatgctcccatttgaagtgttattaaattctttgtttgatttctatagctgaaactgtggaggcaaggctgcgtgccatggaggccagagttacttccctggaggctcaagtggcagagctgaaaggggagattgagcagcacaggcaacagagggaggcggaagaacataggttatgttccccactgcccaactcatctcacactgtggctaaggccacttaaaagtgtatgcatgtaaactaaagaaatttgaaaatatgtgtggtactaatgtgtactttttctccctccccacagttaagaagaaggaggacgaagagctcttccggcgcaaagttagggggaccgtgggacggctgtgcaggagagttagggcgatggaaggggctggggaggggagcggtgggaactgagctttgtttcctgtttgtgttttggggtaggggttggggggggggctccaagtttcattccctgatgtttttcccctgttaaatgtatacctttgttaaaaaaaataggttttccaggggggtggggggtggtggtgctggtggggctccaagtttcattccctaatgtttttcccctgttaaaatgttgtttaaaataaaatgttattacaaattttataacaagactccagtgtgacttcttaaactcgcacatatttaaccccacaccacactcctaaaactccttgaactaacacccctccaacctccaacccacacagcagtaccacaatatacacaatcactagagaggccgctttcagccttgcagattctacagtagggtacacagagacagagtcaaaaatataaactttattcaacaaacaacaaaacacagataacatgaaatagaaaaagtgggcaaaactaggagggggagtacttgtctgctggtttaatttttctctttccgagaatagtcctccttcttgtttgggtggaggcattctgagagggagttggtggggtgggtgctggaagtggtggtgttggtgtgggtggtggtgggggggcgatttgtggagggtaggccctttccatgaccgctactgccctctccatgagtctccttatcagtcgcacctcctccacgccttcgcgtaggatttggtttgtctctctaaggactgccctcaattttctcccctcctgggcaatgagtgtgagcatggcttggtcagcggccgcggcacgccgtgactcctcatagcagtgctcaaggagcctctctcccacgcttgtcaagacggagacgcgcctcagcctgccgcgttccctcgtaagcctctcctctgctgggagcgcacctctaggtggtgggctgcctggaggcaggggtggttcctcctcctcatctgaaagaacctctgttggcaaaaaatgagaaacaaaactgttagtaacatcaaaaaagtcaaaacacaccatggtggacatggtgtccttttttgtccccgtgttttcctgccaagaatttaaacaatccccggtgagcacatggctattgtttgtttgcccatgttgtgcttttacttttgcctactttcacagcaggactctcaacaattaaaagggagcacatggttagtgcctagcgacattgtcctgcagctatggctcgaaaggaacaggtcatgcacgctcaccatcttgaatctgtatccgcctgcgccgggcaggaggtccaagcaccccaggctgttcctcctcctgtgttccgggtatgaaatctgcaaaaaaaggaaaaaaaaaagatctaggaccaaagggtggcaaagccagcttcaaagcctacaccagcaacgcagagggactctcttctttctcttagcagtgctgctgccctgcacaaacagaaaagcacaaagcagttaaaacagcccccccctatttttactaatacttaccaatgttagttgatgcccccgaatcactatccacgtcaggtgctgctggagactctaggggccccgtccctggcaactgtgtctctgtggacaagagcagaaaatagtgaaaaatgagcaagcatacaccatgaaccacaaagcaagctcccaaagtagtgagccaaagtactgcagaaggcctatgggcgaggcatgcagcaaatattttggggctgtgggttaaacatgaccgtttaaaatactaaccacatcaagcactccacagccaaccatcttattaaatcttttaaaaattaaaattaaattataaaattaaaaccgtttcaaatagtaaacacagcaagcactccacagcctaccatcttttaaaatcttttaaaaattaaaattaaattataaaattaaaaccgtttcaaatagtaaacacagcaagcactccacagcctaccatcttatgcgttgcaacgaacacacgagaaaacgatgcccaaacgtcagaacacacatttgctcaaaaggaaatataaaataaaaagaaaatcacttaccggaggcaaggggcgtttgctcaggagcctcctcttgctccccaggagcgatggcgatcaggtccagcgttaccgattccgcggctcgttgctggacggggggtggagggcgaaagctggacgaggttccctcgccgggatcctcctcagcgggtggttcctcgaccggggcagccggcttccgaaccaccttaaggctccggccgacgcgcttcggcctgccggatccttccccgtccccgtacagctggcgctgctcctcgaagtaggggcaggtaaccttttcgttgccggaacccttattatggttcacggcacgcatatactctgccctcattgtcttggtcttcgaccggcattcaaggccggtcctgttgtggcccagggcgcgcatcttaatagccacttgttcaaaaacctccctattcctgtgggaggactggaacgcgtcctggattttctcctccgagaaaatcccgatcaggtccctgatctccgcgtccctccaagtagggccacggccggttgcagggacggacgaggcttgagaagacgattccatgttgctttcgctagtagctgagcaaaatggtggtgggaggtgcagggtgcaacggatcatataccttcccgcacacaaagacaaagggactagccggctcctgattggtggagggcagcaggggacacgcacattggccacatcaggtcacatgtcacgttcaaaactcctcgcgcgggaacaggatctgctcctaatggccagattggcgcccttgttgtttgacttaacgcatgcgcgtattcgtttacacgcgagaagagcagtttgaacatgcagcgggagccattttaggaaaatgtccgccattacacaaacgcatgccggtgttcaaccgagagcaagtgcggcagtactcggcagttccccaataatattcaccagccacagcataaatcaaccaaacatgacatgttactggcgtacgttcgttggcacgctcagaggaatgttttttaaaatgaacgggggacggcgactccgcttgccggaggtctagccgccaatggaaggggttgtccgcacccaagcacaagcacgcaccgggaaccacacaaagacccactacacataagccgcccctcatgatatcaccacgaatcatgtctattgaacccctgtaagctaagcaggagaccgcgagcggcgaccgttcgttggcacgctcagaggaaaattttttaaaatgaacgggggacggcaactccgcttgccggaggtctagccgccaatggaaggggttgtccgcacccaagcacaagcacgcaccgggaaccacacaaagacccactacacataagccgcccctcatgatatcaccacgaatcatgtctattgaacccctctaagctaagcaggagactgcgagcggcgaacgttcgttggcacgctcagaggaaaattttttaaaatgctccctgtacgttgactccgctaggactggccgatggtagacggggttttaagctttgggcaaattttgggaacgtgacggtgtgtgccactgtgcttgtgaaaaactcttgtggtgtccgggcagaatttccgaaagtgatcgtgcttgaaagccagtcgctgtcccgttgcctcgtagatccccgctcgctcggagaaaaaaaaaatggcgaacagttcgccggaagtttggaggacaggctcgggaggagggactttgaagaacccgcaacaatggtaacgcacaggtctttagcgctagtgttgcagattggttgcaggagtgtatcgctatccggagggtgaatccagttttctggattcccctagaagcgctacaacgaagcgcttttggcggttcggtttcaggattgttgcagattgtttacgacgtcgtgcgttatggcaaattagtagcgttttcaatcagctaccattgtgctatttttaagccgtgggaaatgcccctaggattctatgattcctccttctcttcttccctctcttgaTCCTTTTCTCTCTAGCTGTGAGGCTTGTAAAGGCGTGATCTGAAGGAGGAAGACCTTGACTCAACGGAGCAGATCGAGGGAACGGTGATGACAGACCAAAGCATCCCTCGGGAGGTGACTTGAAGTCAGTCCCTGACAATTCTCCGTTTTGGGTTGCTGTGAATAAAGGAGTGAGTCTGTGAGTCTTGGGTTTCCACTGAGGGCAGAGGGCCCACCTGCGGTTCCTCTGGATTCCTTTTATTCAGAGTCAGGTTGTCGTCTTCTCTCCCAAGCAGTTCTCCTTGCAGCGTCTGGCTACAAAGGTCCCTTTTCTACCACCCCTAGCAGAAAAAGCCTTAAGTGTATGAGGATTACTGCACAGGAAACGGCTGATGGAATGGTGAGGAAGCCGAGACCACAAGCACAAGGCCACGGAGATTGGAAATGCGCTCCAGAGGAGTCAGTCCTGGGTAAAGGGAAGCTCTCCCTGAGGTCCTTAAACAGCTTCTCTCAACTTGTtccccatcaagaaacccctgaaacctttttcaggctttgagaaaccccagaagtgtcacgaccatgcagaatagggttgggaagcagagctgtggacacgcccactcggggcccctccccttcccacccccttcaggcccctcattggccattgggtggggcaggtcaacatgatcatatatggtcatatcacctaatcaaagtttaacatatttaaaaatatatattaaaaattaattaactcccgtccattcagggaacccttccagggttggcaagaaaccccagggtttcatgagactctGGTTGAGAAATTGTGCCCTAGATCTTGAGGCCAGGTGGCTGACCAGGTGAGCAATACCACAAGAATTCTGTTGGTTTAGGGTTGCCatcatccaggtggggccttggcgTACTTTTGAAACCACCACTGATTATGCAAAAGAGGACCAATGCACTGGGGGGCTTAAAATAAGAAACTAGTTATATCTTGGTATATAGAGagtgaggggagagagagagacctacctaactgtctaactgttgtcttcTCTTGTTCATTCTTCTGTTCAGGGGGGCACAAACATGCGCAGGTCATTCCAGCAGGGTCTTGGCTTACAAAAACAAGGAGGAGCCCAAGTTAGTTTAACAACAGGCAAAATTAGTCAGGTTCTCTGGCTGGTTTGGGGTGTTTtacttacagcagcctttctgtaCAGATTCTCTGCTAAAGAATCtccaaaatattcttcaggcttcacaagaccccagaagtggcccggtGCTGCAGAAGatggtttggaagcagagctgtgtacctgcccatctgggtctcctccccttcccaccccctccaggcttatcatgggccaaactttaaaaatatattaaaaattaattaactcccacccattcaggaaacacttccatggccttcaagaaaccccagggtttcacaaccccCTGGTTGAGGTGTGGGTTACAGGCCCTaaactggatggcccaggctagccggtTCTCTAGGGATGCCAAGAgggttggagattttgggagtggaacctaGGATGGGGAAGGATCTCTAATGccccagaatccaccctccaaagcagccattttccccaggggatctggttgtctggagatccactgtaataGCAAGAGATTTCTAGGTCtcccctggaagttggtaaccctagagTGATGTAATAGAGTCCATCTTTCATattggccgttttctccaggagtgcCCGTCTGAGTCTCCTGGCAAGGAGTTGTAACCCCAAGGTATCTCCAGACATCATAGGCTCATAgattcctagagttggaagggacctcctgggtcatctagtccaaccccctgcactatgcaggatgctcatgaccctattgctcctccactgtcacctgccaccgtCTTGAATctttaccacctggaggttatagaagaagaagaagaagaagaagaagaagaagaagaagaagaagaagaagaagaagaagaagaagaagaagaagaagaagaagaagaagagttggttctcatatgccacttttctcaacctgaaggagtctcaacacagcttacagtcgccatccctttcctctccccacaacagacaccctgtgaggtgggtgaggctgagagagccctgatattcctgctcagtcagaacagctttatcagtgacctggcaagcccaaggtcacccagctagatgcatgtggaggagtgcagaattgaacccggctcgccagattagaagtccgcactcctaaccactacaccaagctggctgcggTGGGCAAATAAGCAGAGAAACATACCAACTAGCTAGGAGgaagtttgaagaagaaaaagttacTTACGTGGGGAATAACAAAATGTCCACGCAACCTGAATGTTGGTTTGCCAGATGCCTTTGGACAACGTATCTtcaataaaaaaaacattgcacaAAGCCTGGCTTAGCGAAAGAAACACATTCAGAAACTAATCCTGTACTTTAAAAAGCAGCAGCTTTGAATGGTTAAACATCTTGCCTTTTAATCACAGCATGCCGAAAATCACTTGCAAtgtttttattcaagatatacatGGTCCAGAGATATCTGGCGAACCAGCATAGAGGCTTCCTGTACACTTCGGTATTACTCAAGTAAATAACACACGCTCCTTAGGcggatggtgagtgggtgggcagaagagatggTGTCAGGACTGGGCTCTTGtggacctttcttgcatgcccacggAAATGCCAAtagccactttgggactgggaggtAAATTCCCTCCAGGAccagactggacagggattcgggggggggggagcatcgtgtgggcatggaattgggatcactgtaggtcaggggtagtcaaagtgtggccctccagatgtccatggactacaattcccagaagcccctgccagcattcgctggcagggggctcctgggaattgtagtccatggacatctggagggccgcactttgactacccctgctgtaggtggacaggtagttgcaaatttcctgcattctgaagggggttggactagatgaccctttatGACCCATCGAACTCTTTGATTCTAGACTTGGTTTACTTTATTCAATATTTTCTGCTGGTGGCATTTTTATGTTGCGGTAAAGCCACTGAGGACAGCTGTGAAAACGTCTCTTTTAACTGGTCCCTGTTTTGGTGCCGTGTaataaacagagcctcttgtggcgcagagtgttaaggcagccgtctgaaagctttgcccatgaggctgggagttcgatcccagcagccggttcaaggttgactcagccttccatccttccgaggtcggtaaaatgagtacccagcttgctggggggtaaacggtaatgactggggaaggcactggcaaaccaccccgtattgagtctgccatgaaaacgctggagggcgtcaccccaagggtcagacatgactcggtgcttgcacaggggatacctttacctttacctaataaacAGAATGAAAGACGCCTTCATTCTTCAAACATCTTCATCTTCGTAGCCAGTCTATCAGGTTCTCCACTTATTTATCACCTGGATGACCTCATCAGACCAGGGTGGGCCCGAGTTAGAACTGACCTGGGCGGCCACCGTAGTAGTCCGGGACAGCTTTGCAGAGGTCAGAAGCAGCCAACCAAATCTGTGCGTCTCTTGTTGTGATTTAAGGTAACTTCGTATGTGCACAGGCGTTAACAGCTGAACCCAAACTGAGTCTTGGAAACTTCCATTTTCTGCTCTCGGCCCAATCTGGATAAATGCACAGTTAACATACAAAATCACCAGTTGCTATGCTGATGCAGAGTGTTTGGCATGTGGGTCGGGGAGCTGTTGCCAGGATGCTGCGGGCACAGCTGGCGAGGGCCTCTCCCCTTGTCAAAGCTGACTTTGGACTTTGCCTCGTGGCAAACTCCATCAGCAGGAGCCATGGTGTATTTTCAGGCAACGGAAGAACCTGGCCCAGGAATTCCTGTTGacttccagagatcagttcccctggctaaAATGACCGTTTTGGAAGAAGGACTCCATGCCAttaaaccccactgaagtccttcccctctgcaAACCCCTCTCTCACCAggttctccccccaaaaaaaaaaataaaatctccaggtttttcccaacccagagttggcaaccccattgcCAGTGCCTTTGGGTGGGTTTTCCGCATGCCCACAAAATCAAAAACTAAGCGTGGTCCTTGGAAgcaacctcccttccccccccccaaaaaaaaatcaataaaaagaaagaatccTTCTAAATCCGAGAGATTTCTCATCCCTCAGAAGGAATATCAAGAGTTCATTTTCATCCCGTCTCATTTCTGCCCATCGATTAGATTCCATTTTCCGCTCAGAGACGGCAGGTTCGCCGTTGCCGCAGATGCAGCCGTCAATTCCTAAACTGGAAATCGATATTTGGGGGAACCCGTGGCAGGGAGCAGGCGGCAGCGTGTGAAGTGGTAGGATGAGGCTGTCCGATGACAAGCCTCTTCTTTTCGCCTTGAAAGTTTTCTGCCAGTTCCCCCTCTGTGCCCACCTCTCTGCCTCCACAGCTGGCTTTCACCAGACCcccccttggccaccagcaggggacagggacgaggggtagggttgccagatctgggctgggaatctcctggaggtttggaggacagagcctggggaggacagggacatcggaggggagggggggacaaggtcatccagtccaacttcTAAACAgacattttccccagaggaaccgatctctgtagtctggagatgagctgtcattccaggggatcccccggccccacttggaggctggcatccctgaagctcagtggggcacaaggccacagagtccccctcccaagcagcccttttctccaggggaactgatctctgcagtctggagaggagccgtaattccgggggatccccagaccccacctggagagtggcatccctacttgcaatccttcctctcccttctctgcccaATCAaactcaggtccccccccccccccaaaaccaccacctccttggaGCCGAAGGGCCAGCCGCACC is a genomic window of Paroedura picta isolate Pp20150507F chromosome 8, Ppicta_v3.0, whole genome shotgun sequence containing:
- the LOC143842920 gene encoding uncharacterized protein LOC143842920, translated to MIRCTLHLPPPFCSATSESNMESSSQASSVPATGRGPTWRDAEIRDLIGIFSEEKIQDAFQSSHRNREVFEQVAIKMRALGHNRTGLECRSKTKTMRAEYMRAVNHNKGSGNEKVTCPYFEEQRQLYGDGEGSGRPKRVGRSLKVVRKPAAPVEEPPAEEDPGEGTSSSFRPPPPVQQRAAESVTLDLIAIAPGEQEEAPEQTPLASETQLPGTGPLESPAAPDVDSDSGASTNIDFIPGTQEEEQPGVLGPPARRRRIQIQDEVLSDEEEEPPLPPGSPPPRGALPAEERLTRERGRLRRVSVLTSVGERLLEHCYEESRRAAAADQAMLTLIAQEGRKLRAVLRETNQILREGVEEVRLIRRLMERAVAVMERAYPPQIAPPPPPTPTPPLPAPTPPTPSQNASTQTRRRTILGKRKIKPADKYSPS